AGTTGGGTGGAGCGGCAGGTTCCCAAAACGTAGTCACGTTGTCGTCGGAATCTAAATTGGTTGTGAATTCTAGAAGATACAAATATCCTTTTCCCCAATCACCTTTTGGTTCAACCCAGACACTTGGTCTTAAGTGGTATTTGAGTTTTTCGTCTTGGTAACTTTTAAACTTACGATCCCTTTGAATGAGTCCATATCCTAACGGTGAGTCAAATGGAATTCTTGTTAGTTGAGTTCTTTTGGGATTGATCAGCGGTCTCCACTCCCAATCACCCGTTTTGTTCTGTGTGAGTAAGCCATCGGAATCATGTACTTCTGGATGGATGTTTCCTAAAATCGGATTGTCTGGCTCTCCATATAAATACATAGAAGTGATCGGAGCAAAACCCAAACGTTTGATCTTTTTGCGAAGATAAATTTTAGCTTTTACATCAATGGTCGTTACTTCTCCTGGTTTGACAATGAATTCATAAGCACCAACTACTGATTCACTATTCATGATGGCGTAAATGGCAATGGCTGTGTCGGTTTTTTGTGGTCGTTTGATGTAGAAACTTTCGAAGATAGGAAATTCTTCTCTATCTTTGGGGCCTGTGTTGATAGCCAATCCTCTTCCTGATAATCCGTAGACTTGGCCTTTGGATATAGCTCTGAAATAAGAAGAGCCTTGAAAAACTAAAAATTCCTCTAAGACTTCTTTTTGGTTGATCGGATAATGAACACGAAAACCTGTATAGTGAAGATTTTTGGTTAGTTCTGTGAATGAGTCCGTTAGTGGTAGGTCACCGAAATTAAAACGAGAAGCATCGTAAGGAATTTCTACTGGTTTTTCATTGATCACTTCATAAATTTGAATTCCGTTGCTATAGATGTGGCCTGGATGAAAGAAGTGGAGTTGATAAGGTAGGGCAAGGTTTTTCCAGATTGCTACATCGGGTTTGTATTCTATTTGTCTATAATCATCGTAACTAATGCCATCAAGCCCAGGAATTTTAAATTCAGGAGTAGGGGAAAATTTGGACTTTAATTTTTCTTTTGCAATGGAATCGGCACTGCGGAAGTCAAACACTTCGGCGGGGGTAGATATTGCCATTAAAGTGGCAATTTTGTTTAGGGTCAGATCGTTTTTTCGGATGATGATGATGACACACAATACCAAGGCAATGAGTGCTAGATATATGTTCAGTTTCTTCATAGATGTAATAATTATTATGCAATCTTTAAGGTCACGTAAATATTCTGTTGTGGCATTTTTGCCTCACTAAACATGGATTAAGCAAGCTATCAATATTTTTCTATTGCATATTTCCATTAATTCTATAGGGTTCCCTCATCGTATGAAACTTGTTTCTTTAAATCCCTTTCTCCTGTTAGCCGTCACCTTATTTCTGCAATGTTCTTCACAGAAAGCAGATAAGATTCTAGGTGAATCCGTAATCTCTTCAAACAAACCGCAATCCTTCAAGAAGATTGCACCTTTGACAGCCAACTCACTTGGTTCTAGAAAGAACCTATTGGAAGATGGATGGGCAGTGATTCCTTCAGGAAAAAAGAGTATGGATTTGGCTTATGAAAATGGCGGAATCAGTGCTCGCGTTGCGAAAGCAATGGTGCTTGTTCATATGAAAAAAAGAAGTGCCGACTATCCTGGTAAACTAGGTGAAACAATGACATCAGTTCTTTCTTGGACTGGAAGTGGAATAAAAGACTCTTCCAGCAGAACAGAAGATATTTATGATGCTGGTTGGCAATTGAGCAAATCAGAATGGAAAGTTTCTAAAGAAAGTTTCGAAGAAGCAGGATCTAGATTTGTGTTAGGGTATATCTATATGGTTCCGCGAATGGAGTCTGATATAAAACTGATGCGTTCAACTTTAGATGCAGTCGGAGGAGAACGTGACAAAACGAGTGATAAATTAAATAATTTGTTCGAAACAACTTTAAAGAAAAATTCCAAGAATATTGTCTTTGCCTGGAGTGATTCTTTTTCAAAAGCATCTGATGAGTTTACAAAAAATTATGAAGAGTCAGGGGATAGAGGAAATTCGCTTCTGGCACTGGTTGATATATTTAAAGGGTATTCCGTTGCATTGAAAGAAGTAATGATCACTCCGATAGTCAAAACGGGTACGAATGCAGGAGAGATCCTCGTGGTAAATGGGGTTTATGTTCCTCTCTCTCAAACAATGAACTTTTCATCCAATGCATTGATTTCTACGGGAGTTGTATTTTATTATTCGACTAAGTCTGGTTATCGGGTGATTTCACCAACCTTAGAAGCAGGGCTTTTTAGTTCCATTGGCCTCCTTTCGGCATCATCTACGATCCCTACCTACACTGGTGGAACCACACTTGCCGCTTTTAACCAAGTCACTTCAGTTGCCGCAACAACTGCTGGGGGAACAATCGGTGCTGTTGGTGGGACTGCTTATGATACTGGAGCATACGCAACGGGAATGGTTTATGATTTTTCGAAAGGAACGGCAGAGGCTGGAATGTATGCAATGAGTTCTGGAATGATTTTGGGTTATACCGCACTTACTGTGCTTCCCTCCCAGCTATTATTAACCGCTGTAGATGGACCTATCTTCATTACCTACGATGGCCCTCGTGTTGTGATTGCCGTCGTGAAAGGAAATTATGCTGGGTTTGATGATGCACCTACGGGAACAGTCATCAATTTAGAAGAGGCAAAAAAAGGAGGAAAAATTAAAATCCTAACAGACGATCCCAAGATTATAAAGAAAGTTTTGGATGCTGAAATCGCAGAACAATCAAAACGAGCAAAAACAAAGGCCACTGAAAAAAAATGAAATCAAAGATTATTAGAATTATATTAGTTTTTCTTTCCTTCTCTCTATTCTTTTCCTATTGTTCTGGCTCAGATAAAAAGTCAGAAGATCCATTAAAGAATACAAAAAAATTAGCAATTGAAGGGCACTCTTCTCTTTATTACCAAGGTGCGCTACCGGTCAAAGGAACTAGCATAAAGTTTATTCCTCCCTATCACGAATCTACTGTATTTGTGATGGGGCAAAGGTTTGGTTTTGCAGGAGATGAATTTTCTCGTTCAGTTTTAAAGGCAAGGGAATCTGTTGTTATTGTCAAGGATGGAACCAAAATGAGTTGGTCTGCTGCCGGTAAGGTAAGTAATGGAGGCGAGGCTGCAGTACAATATTTGAGTGAAAACGCCACCAAACCAGGGTTATTTATTATGTACGCTTCGGTCGCAGAGTCCTATGGAATGGTGGGATCTTCTTTGGAACGAGGGATGGATACACATAAGGCAGTTGTTCTAAACTCAGAGGCCATTCGAAAAGAATGGGATGACTGGGCCAATATGCAGCTGAACCAAAGGGAAGCTGTGGACAATTCACCATCTGCAAAAAAAAGATTCAATCAGTACAAGGAAAAATTTCAAAAAGATTTTGAATCAACCGTATATGGATATGTGGATTTAGACGATGCTCTGAAGTCTTCTTATAATGAAACGTATGATGATTTGAAATCAGGAAGTTGGAAGCGAAGATTTGCCGAAATTGAAGATCTTCGTTCTTCTGTCTCTGATAAATTATTTGGGAACTGGAAAGAAACTATTTTTAGTTTTGGTTATGATACCTCGCAGGAGTTAGGTCGTGCGAAGGCGGATATCGAATCTATTGCTGATGGGGAAGGGGTTCCTTTAGCTCTACTTAAGTCTTTTTCTAGAACCGTTAAAGCATTGTTTTACGATAGTATTATCAAACCGATCGGGAAAATTACGATACTATCTGTGGGGTATGTGACTTGGAATGGTATCATTTATCCGGCTGCGGTAATTACAAATTCTGCTGGTACAGGTCTTTATTGTTTGGTTGAAACTTTTACTTTAGCAGGCAAAGGAGTTGTATATATCACTGCCCCGAGCATTGAATTGGCGTTAGGTGCTATTTTGAATAGTACGGAAGTAGTTTTAAATGAATCTGTTCAATCTATGGAAAAGGGAGCTAAGGTTACTTCTGCTGTTGCAAGAAAAACTTCTGCTTATTCTGCCAAAACGGCTGCTGTGGTTACGGAATCTTCTGGTAAATATATTCTCGCACCGATGAGTCTTGTTGGTGTTACTTCGGGACAGGCTGTTCTTGGCGGCGGTCTTGCTGTATCGGGAACAGTGACTGGCGCAACCCTTGCCGGAACCTCGGCAGCCGCACAAACAGTCACATACACTTCCACAAAAGTTGCAGCAGGAACTGTGGGAGTGGTGGGTACTACTGCTTCCTTCGGAACTGGGACTACTTATGGTGTTTATCAATTAACAAAAGCAGTAGGTGTTCCCTCTGGTGTTGTGATTGGGTCAGGGATTGTACTGAGTTATGAATTTGTATCACATATGTCAGCACATTCAGTACTTGCAGTTGCTGATTGTACATACTTAGTGTTATCCCTTGAAGGAGGGAAGTGGGTGGTTTACGGTGTGAAAGATGGCTCTAAAAAAGCATCTCGTCTCTTGACCGGAGCTGTGGTTGATATGGACCAGAT
This genomic interval from Leptospira sp. WS4.C2 contains the following:
- a CDS encoding glucan biosynthesis protein, with protein sequence MKKLNIYLALIALVLCVIIIIRKNDLTLNKIATLMAISTPAEVFDFRSADSIAKEKLKSKFSPTPEFKIPGLDGISYDDYRQIEYKPDVAIWKNLALPYQLHFFHPGHIYSNGIQIYEVINEKPVEIPYDASRFNFGDLPLTDSFTELTKNLHYTGFRVHYPINQKEVLEEFLVFQGSSYFRAISKGQVYGLSGRGLAINTGPKDREEFPIFESFYIKRPQKTDTAIAIYAIMNSESVVGAYEFIVKPGEVTTIDVKAKIYLRKKIKRLGFAPITSMYLYGEPDNPILGNIHPEVHDSDGLLTQNKTGDWEWRPLINPKRTQLTRIPFDSPLGYGLIQRDRKFKSYQDEKLKYHLRPSVWVEPKGDWGKGYLYLLEFTTNLDSDDNVTTFWEPAAPPNLNEGYEFQYTLHYTERSPKQHTLGKASAFYRGVDPLFPKEKVFTLYFTGDDLKALDRKTVLKAIIKNNKIPSEQIRYKIEKISELDQWRLQIWYPAMIDESEWNVFLENGNQRITETWMYRDGLSK